The segment ACCGTTTCCCGAAAAACTGACATCGGAGCCGGATTCTGAAGCCGGTTTGGAAGGCAAGGGAGAAGGGATAGAGTCCATGGACTGAGGAATTTCAATCTTCTCCTGGTTAGCAAAGACAACGGCCATGGCAGTGAAgtagaagagagggagagaggggttTGGGTAGTTGGTGATCCTCAGAGAGGCGTGGCGAGGCGTGGCGTGGCGTGGCGTGGCGTGGCGTGGCGTGGCGTGAAGTTGAAGAGAGCGATAGAGTCGGTTTTAACTTGTAAAAGTTCTAACTTCTTCGATTTTGATACCATTATGTGAAGATCTGGAAACTGGTTAGTAATGTAAAGAGTCTTAAGACCGCAAGGGGAACGGAGGATTCATCTACTCTTGTCTGTTGCAGCCTTTCTCAATTTTTTCCTAATAGGACTTTGAATGCGACATTTCAACTCCCAGTCCACACCATTGCAAGTTTGCAACGCCCATTGCCTTACCACACGTGCGGCAAAAGCCCTATAAATCTGTTGACAGTGCTAGGGCACTTACAGATGGTCTACCCTACTGTGGCAGTAGACGACTAAACAGTCAATTTCGGCATCATAAAATCTAAATGGGTATTCCGTATTCCCTCTGGTTTTTaccccttcaaaaaaaaaaaaaaaaaaaaaaaggggaatctTTCCCACCATGACTcataataggagagagaaaacccgccgttggagaggatctgaatccccCTCAACCCATGGACCATGATGAGAATTCGGATCCTCCCCAGCCCAAGGCAACTAGAGagtgaaaaaggaagaataaggagagagagaaacacacAAAACTGTCACTAGATCCTATCGTTTGACTTTATCCCAAGCCTTGGAGTTTTCGAATGAATATAGAGCCTCCAAGAGTTAGCATTGTTAATTGAGAATTAAGGGAAAAAGGACGCTACGAGAGCCTAAACATCGGGTGACGTAAAAAGACATCCATGTCCTCTATGGTCTATTGCCTTGACACACTCTTTCATTGATTCACATGCTAGCATAGTAGCCATGCAACCAATAGCAATCTTTCTCTCAGGTATAGTTTTAAACATTGGATCGATCAAACCAGTATGATCTCAAGATGTCCCAATAGTAGGGGTAAATCCATCAGATACTAATTTGGCCTCCATATTAGTGTCAGTTGAGACTAGAGATGTAAGTGGATagtcaaaatccaaatttgaatcCGCATCCAATCCATTTACAGATTAGAAAGATTGATGAAATATAAATTGTATTCAATGGGACAAGAAGGTCGAGATTACACAAGTCAAAGATTAAAAGGATTTGTCAAAAAATGTCCAAATCCAATCAATCACATTCGATCCAGAtcctatccatttacatcccacTTGATACCGATCGCTGAGTTTTAAACCTTAGCTCGCCGGAATTAATTACCAATAAGAGAGGCCCAAGTGAGGTTGGCTTGACACATCACACAAACTCTACCCCCCAAAAACCCTATACACAGAGAGAGGGAAATTGGACGTTGGGATTCTTGGGAAATTATTATATATGGAGGGGACAACGAATACCAGCTGTAATGCATGCTAAACAAAGCCTAAATATAAAACCCCCTTTTTGGAATTTTCCTCcctttgattcaatcaaattATACTTTCTTCAACCTACATCTCTCATAAGAGGATTAGATCCCCAACTCTCTCATTCTTCAGAGTCACTCTATTATTTAGAGAATTTATTTGTAGCTACAGTACCCAGAGATACTTCCCTCTTTTCCCTTCCCCAACAGCCTCTTATTTCTTCATAAAGTATAGAACGATTCACAAGTTTTAAAATGTTGTCTTCAGCCAAGAGATAAGAACCTCAACGCTAATTTCATGAAAAGAGAGAgccattatgaacaataaagcAGATACAGAGCGAAAATTGAACCCAGTTATGGAATACATTCATCCATGGACAGAAATGCTACCCACACTCCCCATTATGAAATACAATCAAATGCAGCATGAAATTGCTGCAAGCCACGATAACACCACCCAGCATTAGAAATCATGCATTTGCTCAAGTGATAAAATAGGGTTTCACAGCATCTCCTTCATTTATTTTCCATGAAATAGTTTAACATATCAGTGGCTCAGTGCCCTCCCTAAGAAGTGAACAGGTAGACAGATTCTGACAAGCTTCAATGGCCATTATTGATACAAAGAGCTGGATGCATGAACCCTATTCTATTCACCTTTGTATACTGGCTTCCGCTTCTCAGCAAATGCCGCCAAGCCTTCCAAGCGATCTTGTGTGTTCAGAAGCTTCTCATAACACTCCTCTTCCAATTCCAAAGCTGAAGGCAACTCTATGTCGATTCCCCCATCAATAGCACGTTTTGCCATCCTAATTGCCAATGGACCCTGTGAAAGATGATATGTGGAACCAATTGTTAGTGTTCACATAAAAATACAACTGACGGCTCCTATGCAGCAAACAGGTCAAACACTAACTTTGAGTGCAAGGTTGCCCTCTAAATCCTGAATTTAGGTATCTCAGTGTAAAGTGAAGAATGGAAGGGTTCTTTAATCATTGGGAACCCATCTCATACGATCAGTGTACACTGCTTCCACTCTTACAAGATTTAAATTTATGCATTTATGTATCTTAGTAGCAATGCACGGCTTAAACAACTGTCAGACCTTGAAATCGACCACCGGCTCATCGAACTGTGTTAGGGATTTTGGGTGAATTCTCCTACCTAATTGAGAGACATCATGTCCAGAGATGAACAGACTGACAATGTTCAAAATCAAGTGATACTTctggaagaaaaatgaaaagcatTGAAGGTCCTGAGACCACACTGTCTAAACCATCCACTTGTTAGGCCAAACCTAAGATAGGTGATAGGTCTCAAGCCAAGTATCTCACAGCACTCGATAGTGTTAAAAGTACAACTAGTACTTAACACAAGTTCCCTATTGATCTGATAGCAGACAATGCTCAGAGGGCATTTCATGCCATATCTTCCCCAGGTCAGCATcttttaaagggaagggaagagaaatcaaatcaaactggCCCGGGCTGGGCTGAGTTTTGAAAAGCCAGATCCAGCCCATGGTCCCTAGGGGTCAGCCCAGGCACGGCCATCCTGGGTTTGGGGCAGGTCTGGCTTGACCCAACTTTCGTCATTTTTATGTTGtctttttaacaaaaaatgggaaaaaatatttttaccctACAAATATTGGCAACATTTTTACCCTAAATATTTATATGTCTAATATATCAACACAAACATGCATATTAAATTTATATTATGATACTTAATCCATGACCTCAGCTCAGGCCCCGACCCAGATTGACCCCTAAAGATTACCTTCTGATTTATATCTCGAGCAATTTCAAGAGCCCTCTGATAAGCCCCGCCAGCAGGAACACAACAATTGACAAGACCTGTCTCAGATTGCACCTTCATCGTTCATGATATAGCCAATGATTAAATAGCACAGTTTTGGACTCATGGAACTAATCATACCCGTTGAAATCGCATCTCTGCCATTAATCTTCCGACCAGTGAATATGAGTTCCTTTGCAACTGATATTCCAACTAGCCTAGGAAGCCGTTGAGTCCCACCAGCACTGCAGATAACCAGATATGCGTGAGAGGACGATGACTTCAGcatgaatgcttccaacagaaTATAATCATAActcaagaaattgaagaaaccatATAGGAGTCCAATAATACCATTCTCATcttcaagaaaatcaaaacGTCCCTTGTAAGTTACAAGAGCTCATAGAGCACCAGTTTTGAAAAGCCAACGAACCTAAGAATTGAGAATCAATGCATAACTAAATGCATATAAAAATTGACAAATAAACTCACCAAAAGAAAAGCTAAAAGCATATAGCCTATGAATCACAATCAATGGGCAGGGCATTAGATCATGACTAAATATTACATTCCACTGTACTGAGGCATCTGCCAATATGATGAGAAGACTCAATTGGGATATTACTAGTTAATTTTCAAACAGTTCCTGGGAAAACCAACATACTTTTCCAAACTTTGGTGAAAAATTGAGTACATACCCAGGTATTATAGCAAGTCCGGTCTCTGGCATGGAAAATACTGCCTCTTCTCCTATCGACCTCAAAAGTTAGCTATCAGCCCATACTAACAGATACAAAtccaacagattttttttttccttaataaatCCAGTATAGTTGAAAGGAAATACTGTTCAATCAAGGGATACCACATATTCGTAGATCACATGAAAGTGCCATTTCCAGTCCTCCGCCTAGTGCTGCTCCTTCAATTACGGCAATTGTAGGAACATGAAGTGCCTGAACACAACAGAATGGCCAAAAGCGATCAAGtatcaggaaaaaaaacatGTGAAAGAAACATAGAGTTGAAGCCACTAATATTGAGATATACCGGAAGTCCTAGAAATATGCATTTGCATATATCTGTGTGAGactagagctgattggagggcaaggatccttGTAGctaatcccatttagttgggaattgggataaggctgagttgttgttgttgtccttGTTGTACATATCTGTGTGAGAGTGTGTGTTGcttctatgtgtgtgtgtgtgaaagagagagagagagagagagagagaga is part of the Macadamia integrifolia cultivar HAES 741 unplaced genomic scaffold, SCU_Mint_v3 scaffold1306, whole genome shotgun sequence genome and harbors:
- the LOC122063390 gene encoding probable enoyl-CoA hydratase 2, mitochondrial (The sequence of the model RefSeq protein was modified relative to this genomic sequence to represent the inferred CDS: added 387 bases not found in genome assembly), with the translated sequence MGPLPAIARSLGHHCGRIRKPYSQFYDVDGFTTGLISISGNSNQWQKQSCRSLILQSASESVRMERLSGSDSGIIEVKLDRPGARNAIGKDMLSGLQLILDAINKDTSTNVAMICSSVPRVFCAGADLKERKTMNASEVQFFVNSLRSTFSSLEALHVPTIAVIEGAALGGGLEMALSCDLRICGEEAVFSMPETGLAIIPGAGGTQRLPRLVGISVAKELIFTGRKINGRDAISTGLVNCCVPAGGAYQRALEIARDINQKGPLAIRMAKRAIDGGIDIELPSALELEEECYEKLLNTQDRLEGLAAFAEKRKPVYKGE